One Gordonia pseudamarae genomic window, TGGGCGGTCACCGACTTGCCGTTGGACTCCATCGTGAGCTGCTGCAGGTAGGCGGCGAAGCGCGCCATGTCGTTGGAGTAGGGCAGGACCACCCGCGACTGCATATCCCAGAAGTTGGTGTACCACAAGCCGATCAGGCCCAGGATCACCGGCGCGTTCTGCTCCAGCGGTTGGGTGCGGAAGTGTTCGTCGACCAGATGGAAGCCACTGAGGAACTCGGCGAACCTGTCTTTGCCGACCGCCGCCATCACCGACAGCCCGATCGCCGAATCCACCGAATACCGGCCGCCGACCCAATCCCAGAAGCCGAACATGTTGTGCGTGTCGATGCCGAACGCCGACACCTTGTCGGCATTGGTGGAGACCGCGACGAAGTGTTTGGCGACGGCGTCGGTGGTGTCGGTACCCAGCCGTGTCAGCAACCAGGTGCGGGCCGCCGCGGCGTTGGTGAGGGTTTCCAGGGTGGTGAACGTCTTGGAGGCGATGACGAACAGGGTGGTCTCGGCGTCGAGGTCGGCGAGCGTGCCCACCAGGTCGGCGGGGTCGACGTTCGAGACGAAATGGCAGCGCGGACCGTCGGCGTAGTGCCGTAGCGCCTGGTAGACCATGGCCGGCCCGAGGTCGGAACCGCCGATCCCGATGTTGACCACATCGGTGATGGGCTTGCCGGTGTGGCCCTTCCAGTCGCCGCTGCGCAGCCGGTCGGTGAATTCACCCATCGCGCCGAGCACCTGATGCACGTCGTGCACCACGTCCTGTCCGTCGACGCTGAGCCGCGCGCCGGCGGGCAACCGCAGCGCGGTGTGCAGCACCGCCCGATCCTCGGAGGTGTTGATGTGCTTGCCGGCGAACATGTCGTCGCGCAGATCCTCCAGCCCCACCTCGCGGGCCAGGCTCATCAGCAGTTCGAGGGTTTCGCGCAGCACCCGGTGCTTGGAGTAGTCGATGTGCAGGTCGCCCACGTCGACGGTGAGGTCGCTGCCGCGCCCGGGATCGACCGCGAACACCTCGCGCAGGTGCATGGCGTACACGTGCGGCTGGTGGGCGGCGAGCGCCTGCCAGGATTGTGTCGCGGTGATGTCGTCGTTGCCGCTGCCGATGAACCCGGAGACCTCGCTCATGGCGTCCACCCTATGTGGTGCGGGACTCCCTCGCGCGGGCACGGCGCTACTGGCCGGTAGGCGACGTGCCCGATCCGGGGCGCCGTGATCTCAGCGGCCGAGGGGTCCCCGGCCGAGCCGCAGCAGCAGCATGGCCAGGGTGTGTCCTTCTTGGCCGAGGTCGCTGAACCTGTCGAGGACCTTCACCTCGCGCGAATGGACCAGCCGCGGTCCGCCGGAGGCCATCCTGGCCGCGCCGATCTTCTTGGACACCGCCGACCTGCGCTTGACCGCGGCCAGGATGACCGCGTCCATCCGGTCGATCTCCTGGCGCAGCACGTCGATATCGTCGGGAAGGTCGGCCACCCCGCTGCCCAGGTCGTACGCGGCCACGGCGTAGGAGGCGGTTTCGTCGACCGATCCGGGACCGTCGGCGGCGGAACTGTCGGCGGGGCCGGTAGGGCTGGGAGTCTCGGTCACGCCGCTGATTTTGCCACGCCCGGTGTGCGCCTGATCGCAGGAGTCCGGAACAGCCGCCGCCGAACGCGCCCGCACCGCGGGCGATTGTGGACGATGTCCGAAAAGTCTTGTCGCAGGTGCCCGGTAACCTGGTCGGACGATGACCATCTCCGCGCGCACCCCAGCTTCCACCGACACCTCCGACCCGGGCGCACACCTGCTCGAAGGGCTCAACCCGC contains:
- the pgi gene encoding glucose-6-phosphate isomerase translates to MSEVSGFIGSGNDDITATQSWQALAAHQPHVYAMHLREVFAVDPGRGSDLTVDVGDLHIDYSKHRVLRETLELLMSLAREVGLEDLRDDMFAGKHINTSEDRAVLHTALRLPAGARLSVDGQDVVHDVHQVLGAMGEFTDRLRSGDWKGHTGKPITDVVNIGIGGSDLGPAMVYQALRHYADGPRCHFVSNVDPADLVGTLADLDAETTLFVIASKTFTTLETLTNAAAARTWLLTRLGTDTTDAVAKHFVAVSTNADKVSAFGIDTHNMFGFWDWVGGRYSVDSAIGLSVMAAVGKDRFAEFLSGFHLVDEHFRTQPLEQNAPVILGLIGLWYTNFWDMQSRVVLPYSNDMARFAAYLQQLTMESNGKSVTAHGHHVATDTGEIFWGEPGTNGQHAFYQLLHQGTRIVPSDFIGFAESTDDIVDDTAGSMHDLLMSNFFAQTKVLAFGKTADEIAAEGVDPHVVAHKVMPGNRPSTSILAPELTPSVIGQLIALYEHQVFVEGMIWGINPFDQWGVELGKTQAKELLGVITDSEAPPAQGDSSTDDLVRWYRTHRGRSS
- a CDS encoding chorismate mutase → MAAYDLGSGVADLPDDIDVLRQEIDRMDAVILAAVKRRSAVSKKIGAARMASGGPRLVHSREVKVLDRFSDLGQEGHTLAMLLLRLGRGPLGR